Proteins from one bacterium genomic window:
- the cobS gene encoding adenosylcobinamide-GDP ribazoletransferase → MSLRTFRSAVAFLTVVPVAAAAGHPGERLGRAYFPAIGALLGLVAGVGLALIAGLTTPLIAAVAATALLAALTGALHLDGVADAADGLFGGKDVARRLEVMRDPRVGSFGLVAVILVLLGDVAALASMSPSRAIVALVIAGAISRWALLVMIATLPYVREAGLGLAAAGAHRPFDVVLGSAIAAIVGLLAWRGALVAALVAVMVALAIRALARSRIGGATGDVYGATAELTQLGALIVFAAHR, encoded by the coding sequence ATGAGCCTCCGCACCTTCAGATCCGCGGTCGCGTTCCTGACGGTGGTGCCGGTCGCTGCAGCCGCGGGCCATCCCGGCGAGCGTCTCGGCCGCGCTTACTTTCCCGCCATCGGCGCGCTGCTCGGTCTGGTCGCGGGCGTTGGCTTGGCCTTGATTGCGGGTCTGACCACGCCGCTGATCGCCGCGGTGGCCGCAACCGCGCTCCTGGCCGCGCTGACGGGAGCGCTGCACCTGGATGGTGTCGCCGACGCCGCGGACGGTCTGTTCGGAGGCAAAGACGTCGCGCGGCGCCTCGAGGTGATGCGCGACCCCCGAGTCGGTTCGTTCGGCCTGGTCGCGGTGATCCTGGTGCTGCTCGGAGATGTCGCCGCGCTGGCGTCGATGTCGCCGTCGCGGGCGATCGTCGCCCTGGTGATCGCGGGTGCGATCTCCCGCTGGGCGCTGCTGGTGATGATCGCCACGCTGCCTTACGTTCGGGAGGCGGGACTTGGCCTCGCCGCCGCGGGTGCTCACAGGCCCTTTGACGTGGTGCTTGGTTCCGCGATTGCCGCGATCGTCGGCTTGCTGGCCTGGCGAGGCGCTCTCGTCGCTGCCCTGGTGGCGGTGATGGTCGCGCTCGCGATACGTGCGCTCGCCCGCTCGCGGATTGGCGGGGCGACCGGAGACGTGTACGGGGCGACGGCCGAGCTGACCCAGCTCGGTGCGCTGATCGTGTTCGCCGCCCACCGTTGA
- a CDS encoding aminotransferase class I/II-fold pyridoxal phosphate-dependent enzyme, producing MTGFVRRGRGLESDRPPSNALVVRSLTKELGMPGLRMGYVVSEADLAGQLPGVLPAWPLSAPAIAAAVAGFGDPSHVAAGAHLGHLHVAQLAEALAATGAVPMPSDANYLVAHAPGAAPVLLRGGIAVRDSTSFGLPGHVRLAAPKPGEMKAVLTAIAGLAATTDGLTRQA from the coding sequence ATGACCGGTTTCGTCAGGCGGGGAAGAGGTCTCGAAAGCGATAGACCACCAAGCAATGCGCTGGTTGTCCGGTCGCTGACCAAGGAGCTGGGAATGCCGGGGCTTCGGATGGGCTACGTCGTGAGCGAAGCCGACCTCGCTGGTCAGCTTCCCGGGGTACTACCCGCCTGGCCGCTTTCGGCACCGGCGATCGCCGCCGCGGTGGCCGGGTTCGGCGACCCGAGCCACGTCGCGGCGGGAGCCCATCTGGGACATCTTCACGTTGCGCAACTGGCTGAGGCGCTGGCCGCGACGGGCGCCGTGCCAATGCCTTCGGACGCCAATTACCTGGTCGCTCACGCGCCAGGTGCTGCACCCGTGCTGCTGCGCGGCGGAATCGCCGTCCGGGACAGCACTTCATTCGGGCTTCCGGGTCATGTCCGGCTGGCGGCCCCTAAACCGGGCGAGATGAAAGCCGTGCTGACCGCGATCGCCGGTCTGGCGGCAACGACCGATGGCCTGACGCGTCAAGCATGA
- a CDS encoding histidine phosphatase family protein, whose product MTTVWLVRHGEAHIPPGVAIGHGDPPLSQRGRRQVAQLAKRLGAEPLRRVFSSDLVRARLTAERIAAVHGLPVHVCPELREIDFGEWEGRSLNELWSDKPDEADAWENNLRCVPSGFGERFEEFESRVARFPRRLDGGELAAVVCHRGPLAVLLHQLTGVSIEEAWRQPLHTGTALKVEVAGPLAIGT is encoded by the coding sequence ATGACCACGGTTTGGCTGGTGCGACACGGCGAAGCACATATACCTCCTGGCGTTGCGATTGGTCATGGTGATCCGCCGCTCAGCCAGCGGGGACGACGCCAGGTCGCGCAGCTGGCGAAACGACTTGGGGCCGAGCCTTTGCGGCGAGTCTTCTCGAGCGACCTTGTGCGGGCGCGGTTGACCGCTGAGCGGATTGCTGCCGTCCACGGACTTCCCGTGCATGTGTGCCCCGAGTTGCGCGAGATCGACTTTGGGGAGTGGGAGGGGCGATCGCTGAATGAGCTCTGGAGCGATAAGCCCGACGAGGCCGATGCGTGGGAGAACAACTTGCGCTGCGTGCCCAGTGGATTCGGCGAGCGATTCGAGGAATTCGAATCGCGGGTGGCGCGGTTCCCCCGCCGGCTGGACGGTGGCGAGCTGGCAGCGGTCGTCTGTCATCGAGGACCGCTGGCTGTGCTGCTCCACCAGCTGACCGGCGTATCGATTGAGGAGGCTTGGCGGCAGCCACTCCACACCGGCACCGCGCTCAAGGTGGAGGTTGCCGGGCCTCTGGCGATCGGAACGTAA
- a CDS encoding DUF2255 family protein, with protein MTAWTRDELAKLGASEEVQIAPLRRDGTLARSVTVWVVRHGDDLYVRSAVKGRNAAWFRGVQETHEGRIWAGVVSKNATFMEAGHDIDDEIDAAYRAKYRRYAGRILNSVLSPEARSTTIQLLPRSLQERQANG; from the coding sequence ATGACCGCTTGGACAAGAGATGAGCTCGCCAAGCTCGGAGCATCAGAAGAAGTGCAGATCGCGCCGCTTCGGCGCGACGGCACGCTCGCAAGATCGGTGACCGTCTGGGTGGTCCGTCACGGCGACGACCTCTACGTCCGATCGGCCGTCAAGGGGCGCAATGCAGCCTGGTTTCGCGGTGTCCAGGAGACGCACGAAGGTCGGATCTGGGCCGGCGTCGTCAGCAAAAACGCCACCTTTATGGAGGCCGGCCACGATATCGACGACGAAATCGATGCCGCCTACCGCGCCAAATACCGCCGATACGCCGGGCGCATCCTCAACAGCGTGCTCTCCCCGGAGGCGCGATCCACCACGATCCAATTGCTGCCCCGATCGTTACAGGAGCGTCAGGCAAACGGCTAA
- a CDS encoding cupin domain-containing protein gives MQLTRNNSATTAGPSEWFTGAVYIDSVAAPSDGSRLSASSVHFAPGARTAWHTHPNGQTIYVTEGAGFAQRRGGPIEVIRPGDRVFFAPGEEHWHGAAPNRFMTHLAMLDVDSKGNSATWGAHVSDEEYLAAPSIERA, from the coding sequence ATGCAGCTCACAAGGAACAATTCCGCAACCACGGCGGGGCCGAGCGAGTGGTTCACGGGCGCCGTGTACATCGACTCTGTCGCGGCCCCGTCAGACGGCTCGCGGCTAAGCGCGAGCAGCGTCCACTTCGCGCCGGGCGCGCGAACCGCCTGGCACACCCACCCCAACGGCCAGACGATCTATGTCACCGAAGGCGCGGGCTTCGCGCAGCGTCGCGGCGGACCGATCGAGGTGATCCGCCCGGGCGACCGTGTGTTCTTCGCGCCGGGCGAGGAGCACTGGCACGGCGCGGCGCCGAATCGCTTCATGACTCACCTCGCGATGCTCGACGTCGACAGCAAGGGCAACAGCGCGACCTGGGGCGCCCACGTCAGCGACGAAGAGTACCTGGCTGCACCTTCCATCGAGCGCGCTTAG